Proteins found in one Salvia splendens isolate huo1 chromosome 10, SspV2, whole genome shotgun sequence genomic segment:
- the LOC121753136 gene encoding pentatricopeptide repeat-containing protein At1g63330-like, translating into MKMCRKTSAYASDLNRRRQIASPEISYYVRPFCSNFHRFSGNDKLFSSEPQRLDFSYVRELDDAIHLFQQMMRMHPQPSVCMYNNLLSVIAKMKQYPFALYVFDEMRRIGVPVNSYTMNITINCYCLQKCVSFGFSVMGIFFKSGYEPDATTFNTLIRGLVLDNKVSDAMKMFEKILNCRMHEYDDITILIVIDGLCKSGHVLLAHDLLRILEEKTGLRPNVRAYNAILDSLCKCGMVNDALQLLSKMVGNGVTPTIFSYNSMIQGLCDAGRLQDVQDLLNQMAVSHISLDVVTFSILIHAFCKQGKVREAEALLETMQQHNIFPDVVAYSTLIDGYCLRGQIDKAKQLFDSLADRDLKPDIVCYNSLINGFCKKGRVDEAWLLFLEVSRKGLKHNTFTYSTMIHGLFSNDRFADGWKLFKDMKDHLASPNLITYNILLHGLCRNGEIDEAFSLLRMIEGNGITPDIASYATLINGLCMHGELDIARNLFDQLKPHIKFYNSLIRGYCKKGRVDEAWFLFLEVPFVGLEQNTHTYNAMIHGFLSKDRFVDAWKVFKDMEARRVSPNIFTYNILLDGLCRNGEIDEAVLLVHKIGERGFDPDLVSYGTLINGLCKNGKCDAAIDLLNQLNSTGPQPDVRMYTMIIGSLCQKGSMEEAKHLLVEMEKRGCAPDSVTHNVISHGLLKKK; encoded by the coding sequence ATGAAGATGTGCAGAAAAACCTCTGCTTATGCATCTGATCTGAATCGTAGAAGACAGATTGCTTCTCCTGAAATCAGTTATTATGTTCGACCATTCTGTTCGAATTTCCACCGTTTCAGTGGCAATGATAAACTCTTTTCATCTGAGCCACAAAGATTAGATTTCAGTTATGTTAGAGAACTAGATGATGCTATTCACTTGTTTCAGCAAATGATGAGAATGCATCCACAGCCTTCTGTTTGCATGTATAACAATCTGTTGAGTGTTATTGCAAAAATGAAGCAGTATCCCTTTGCCCTCTacgtgtttgatgaaatgcgtCGAATAGGTGTCCCCGTGAATAGCTACACGATGAATATTACGATTAACTGTTATTGCCTTCAGAAATGTGTGAGTTTTGGTTTCTCTGTAATGGGCATCTTCTTCAAGAGCGGTTATGAACCAGATGCCACAACTTTCAACACACTTATTAGAGGGCTGGTTTTAGATAATAAAGTCTCTGATGCCATGAAAATGTTCGAAAAGATATTGAATTGTAGAATGCATGAGTATGATGATATTACGATTTTGATTGTCATAGATGGGCTTTGCAAATCTGGGCATGTTCTCCTTGCCCATGATTTGCTTCGTATACTAGAAGAGAAAACAGGATTGAGACCCAATGTTAGGGCATATAATGCAATACTTGATAGCTTATGCAAGTGTGGAATGGTCAATGATGCTTTGCAGCTCCTGTCCAAGATGGTAGGAAATGGTGTTACACCTACTATATTCTCGTATAATTCAATGATTCAGGGCTTGTGTGACGCTGGTAGACTGCAGGATGTTCAAGACTTGTTAAATCAAATGGCTGTTTCTCATATCTCTTTGGATGTCGTTACTTTTAGTATATTGATCCATGCATTTTGCAAACAAGGGAAGGTGAGAGAGGCCGAGGCTTTGTTGGAAACTATGCAGCAACATAATATTTTTCCTGATGTTGTTGCTTATAGTACCCTAATAGATGGTTACTGTTTGCGAGGGCAGATTGATAAAGCAAAACAGTTATTTGATTCTCTAGCAGACAGGGACCTCAAGCCTGATATTGTGTGCTATAACAGCTTAATAAATGGATTTTGCAAAAAGGGGAGAGTGGATGAAGCTTGGCTTCTTTTCCTTGAAGTTTCTCGTAAAGGTTTGAAGCATAATACTTTTACTTACAGTACCATGATACATGGACTATTTAGTAATGATAGATTTGCTGATGGATGGAAGCTTTTCAAGGATATGAAGGACCACCTAGCAAGTCCCAATCTGATTACTTATAATATACTATTGCATGGGCTATGTAGGAATGGGGAGATTGATGAAGCTTTTTCATTGCTGCGCATGATTGAAGGGAATGGAATCACTCCTGATATAGCCTCGTATGCTACTCTTATCAATGGATTATGCATGCATGGAGAACTTGACATTGCAAGGAATCTTTTCGACCAACTTAAGCCTCATATCAAGTTCTATAACAGCTTAATACGTGGATACTGCAAGAAGGGAAGAGTTGACGAGGCTTGGTTTCTTTTCCTTGAAGTTCCTTTTGTAGGTTTGGAGCAGAATACACATACTTATAATGCCATGATACATGGATTCCTTAGTAAAGATAGATTTGTTGATGCGTGGAAGGTTTTTAAGGATATGGAAGCCCGACGAGTAAGTCCTAACATCTTcacttataatattttattggaTGGGTTGTGCCGAAATGGAGAGATTGATGAAGCTGTTTTATTAGTGCATAAGATCGGAGAGAGAGGATTTGATCCTGATTTAGTTTCATATGGTACTCTTATCAACGGATTATGCAAAAATGGAAAATGTGATGCTGCTATAGATCTCCTCAACCAACTTAATTCTACAGGCCCACAACCTGATGTTCGAATGTATACAATGATCATTGGCTCACTTTGTCAAAAAGGGTCAATGGAGGAAGCAAAACATTTGCTTGTAGAGATGGAGAAACGTGGTTGTGCACCCGATAGTGTGACACACAACGTTATTTCCCATGGTTTGCTAAAGAAAAAATGA